One Arachis hypogaea cultivar Tifrunner chromosome 18, arahy.Tifrunner.gnm2.J5K5, whole genome shotgun sequence genomic window, TAACAATATTACACCATTTTTTTGTAAATCACCCACCTCAGTATGGTATATAAATTAAAAGATGTCAAAACACACAAATTAAAAGTGGATTTGATTGAATTCATCATTTGGATTGATAGTCAATAACACTCTGAAAAGCACCGGCCAATGCTCTCACTCTGTTCTTTCTTGCTTCCAAAAGCTTGCTTGCTGTCTCTTCAATCACCCCATTTGATACTTGAGCCTCCTTTTTCCCATGCATCATTACACCttgtgatgatgatgacgacggtGATGGTGATAGTGATGGTGATGACGATGGCAATGGCGAGGGTGATACTTCCACCTTTTccttctctttgttctcttctttgagttgatgatgttcttcttcttgttgtgttgcttgattttcattattattgctttctagtTCCTTCACCTTGTTATCTTCCACTTTTATTACTGGCTCTTCAGCAttttgcttttcttcttctttgatctcatCAACTTttgcttcttctgcttcttctttaatctcatcAACTTTTGCTTCTTCTGCTGTTGAATGATTAAGTTCTAAGTAGTTGTTGTTACTTTCTTCTTGATTTGCGGTTGCGATGactttctcattatcatcatcttcatttttcttatcgtcttcattctcttctttatcttctttttcttcatgttctttatcttctattttctcttcttctttctcttcttcttcttcgtgttctttttcttctattttctctttttctttctcctcctcctcttcttcttcctctactattttctctttttctttctcctcctcctcttcttcttcctctacttcttcgtgttctttttcttcttcttctattttctcttgtttttcatattcttgtttttcttcttctttttcttgttcttcttcttcttctgatgatgttgaaataatttttttctttattatcctCGTCTTGAGTTTGAACTTGATCGTCATATTCTTCGACCTTCTGATCATGATAATTGTCATGATCATGAACAAGATCATGGTCGTTTtgatcatcataaaattcaatatcagaCAAATTatcaatattattttcttgataaTTATCCAATATATTTATcacctcttctttttcttcatttataGCTTCCTTAACTTCTTCCTCATTATTTCCAACTTTATCCAACTTCTCTAAAAAAATATCTTCACCATCCTTCTTTGTTGAGGAACTACTCTTTGCAACCTTTGTTGAGCCAACAACCTTCTTAGTATTTGTTAAAGAAATTGAAGAGACACTTTTCTTGGCACCACTTTTAGCACCACCACCAACACTAGTTTTTGTTGCTTCCTTAACATTACTACTAGTAATGGGCCTGGACTTAGAAGTGGTAATATTAGTGATACTCTTAACAGGCCCAATGGATTTTTTAACTGATATGGGCCTGTCTCTTGGGCCTGGGGAAACAAGCTGTTGTCTCGAAGGAGAAGGTTGTTTCTTGAGTTGGGCCTCAGATGGTGGAATGGGCTTATCAAAAGAACTTCTTCTAATGGGCTTGCTATTATTGTTATTTGAAGAAGGGTCATTATTGGGCTTTACTGTGAGTTTTGGTATTTGAGTACCTTTGGATTTGAGGCTGTTTGGACCATTTTTATCTGAGGTTGTTGTTGACTTTTCTTTAGAGGTAGTTGTTGCTTTTATTGGGGTTCTTTTTGTTGTGTTTGAGATTTGAGAAGAATTTGAAGATGTTGAAGTTTTCTTCTCCTTTCCAACACCACCACCATTAGGTTTTGTTGCCATATATGAATATGTAACAAGGTGGCTTCAATTATGAATCCTAGGGAAGATCCTGCAAATTACCAATAAATGATCTCAATAAACATTTCACAAAACTAAAAAGCtttcctgacaaaaaaaaaataactaaaagggTTTAGataaatttctttaaaatatttgttttctttattttggtttttatattttttttgtccgATAAAATTTAAAAGACATTTCTATTTTAGACACTATCGTTAGTTTGTTCTGTTAAATAATCACGAAATACATCTTGTAACATCAATATTTCAACTTACTTAACAGAATAAATTAACAACGATAACTAAAATAAAGATTTATTAACAGATGTATTCATCATCTTTTCATGACTCAAACAACTTtattattgtggctttgggacATCAATtctaaaaaaagttaataaagtcaacaataattatattatattgacATTACAAATTAGCTATCAATCAGTCAtgtataaaaatatgaaattacttCACTATTAAACATTATaaacaatataattatatatttataatcaaaattcataagtaatataattaaataaattctatctataatcaaaatacaaatagaagaacaaaaataatGTAGTGGTTAATTTTgacataaaaaaattgattttgttgTAAAGTAAAACATGATTTCAAATATATCCCCCACACACATTCCAccatgatattttaaaaaaataaattaaagaaataaattggGCATGAACATGGAAGAAAAAAATATCAACGTGACCTAAAATATTAGTGACATGATTAATATTAAAGAATGTCAAACTTGAGATTTGGATTTGGAGTTTTAAGCATATAAACTTGTacaaaattacaattaattgGAGAATATGGTAACCTTAATAATATGATTAGTTGATCATCACCATGTATGAATTTTCTTTGATATACAAACAAGAACATGTGAAGCAATGATTAATCAAATTCCA contains:
- the LOC140181180 gene encoding uncharacterized protein, which codes for MMIKTTMILFMIMTIIMIRRSKNMTIKFKLKTRIIKKKIISTSSEEEEEQEKEEEKQEYEKQEKIEEEEKEHEEVEEEEEEEEKEKEKIVEEEEEEEEKEKEKIEEKEHEEEEEKEEEKIEDKEHEEKEDKEENEDDKKNEDDDNEKVIATANQEESNNNYLELNHSTAEEAKVDEIKEEAEEAKVDEIKEEEKQNAEEPVIKVEDNKVKELESNNNENQATQQEEEHHQLKEENKEKEKVEVSPSPLPSSSPSLSPSPSSSSSQGVMMHGKKEAQVSNGVIEETASKLLEARKNRVRALAGAFQSVIDYQSK